Proteins encoded in a region of the Anopheles ziemanni chromosome 2, idAnoZiCoDA_A2_x.2, whole genome shotgun sequence genome:
- the LOC131288020 gene encoding phosphomevalonate kinase, which produces MEKTTPKLVILFSGKRKCGKDFLSEALLKKLGTDRAQIIRISEPIKRHWAESMGLDLAELLSDSAYKEHYRKQMIEWSENRRREDYGVFCRAACSTIDRDICIVSDVRRRTDIRFFLETFGPERLRTVRIETSQDVRVSRGWRFESGIDDVQSECDLDEYDRWDLRLLNDGVAGVDEMLQRLYSIVEGIGSPT; this is translated from the coding sequence ATGGAGAAAACCACCCCAAAACTAGTGATATTATTCAGTGGAAAACGAAAGTGTGGTAAAGATTTCCTTTCCGAAGCGTTGCTCAAGAAGCTCGGCACGGACCGCGCCCAAATTATCCGCATTTCGGAACCGATCAAGCGACACTGGGCTGAATCGATGGGACTCGATCTTGCGGAGCTTCTTAGCGACAGTGCGTACAAAGAGCACTATCGGAAGCAGATGATCGAATGGAGTGAAAATCGGCGACGGGAGGATTACGGTGTATTCTGTCGAGCGGCCTGTAGCACCATTGACCGGGACATCTGCATCGTTAGCGATGTCCGGCGGAGGACGGACATAAGGTTCTTTTTGGAGACATTCGGCCCGGAACGTCTGCGTACGGTGCGGATCGAGACGAGCCAGGACGTTCGTGTCAGTCGAGGGTGGCGATTCGAATCCGGAATTGACGACGTGCAGTCAGAATGCGATCTGGATGAGTACGATCGGTGGGATTTGCGGCTGCTGAATGATGGCGTTGCCGGGGTCGATGAAATGTTGCAGCGGTTGTATTCAATTGTCGAAGGAATAGGTTCCCCAACGTAG
- the LOC131281384 gene encoding membrane-associated protein Hem: MARQLNPSQQKIAEKLIILNDRGVGILTRIYNIKKACGDTKSKPGFLSEKSLESSIKFIVKRFPNIDVKGLAAIASIKTEIIKSLSLYYYTFVDLLDFKDNVCEILTTMDALQIHLDITLNFELTKNYLDLVTTYVSLMILLSRVEDRKAVLGLFNAAYEMQHSQSDQAFPRLGQMIIDYDMPVKKLAEEFIPHQKLLSSAINSLTKIYSMRNLSAEKWRELQVLSLIGTPAMLLKATKTDTMSCEYISLETLDRWVIFGLMLHHQALGQQGLVNNMWISALDSSWVVALFRDEVIYIHQYIQSNFEGLKGYGKRISEVKECYNQAIQKAALLHRERRKFLRTALKELALIMTDQPGLLGPKALLVFIGLCYARDEILWLLRHNDNPPVVKSKGKSTEDLVDRHLPELLFHMEELRALVRKYSQVMQRYYVQYLSGYDAIDLSYKMQQVQMCPEDESVILTALYKTVTSLSVKQVEDNEVFDFRAFRLDWFRLQTFMSAKSSIRITDYPDLARLLDSMVFHTKMVDYLDESLVETSDLSIFCFYNKMFEDQFHMCLEFPAQNRYIIAFPLICSHFQNCTHEMCPEERHHIRERSLSVVNMFLDEMAKEAKNIITTICDEQCMMADALLPKHCAKILSAAANRKKKDKNKNKHMDDIRRPGDESYRKTRELLTTMDKLHMALTELCYAINYCPTVNVWEYAFAPREYLCQHLETRFSRALVGMVMYSADTSEIAKPSELLASVRAYMNVLQTVENYVHIDITRVFNNCLLQQTQPQDSHGEKTIAALYNTWYSDALLRKVSGGNIVFSLNQKAFVSITPEGYIPFNPEEFSDFNELRALAELIGPYGIKLLNESLMWHIANQVQELKRLVVQNKEVLMILRSNFDKPEIMKEQFKRLQQVDNLLQRMTIIGVILSFRQLAQEALVDVLEQRVPFLLSSIKDFQEHVPGGDPLKTVSEMASAAGLKCKVDPALSNALKAQKPEPDDTDHPSICLLMVFVAVSIPKLAKNENSFYRASLEAHTNNTHCMAVAINNIFGAMFTICGQNDIEDRMKEFLALASSSLLRLGQESDKEAIKNRESIYLLLEQIVQESPFLTMDLLESCFPYALIRNAYHAVYKQEQLMH; the protein is encoded by the coding sequence ATGGCACGCCAGCTAAACCCGAGCCAGCAAAAGATCGCTGAGAAGCTGATCATCCTGAACGACCGCGGGGTCGGTATCCTGACGCGCATCTACAACATTAAAAAGGCATGCGGGGATACCAAATCGAAGCCGGGCTTCCTGTCGGAGAAGTCGCTCGAATCGTCGATCAAGTTCATCGTCAAGCGCTTCCCGAACATCGACGTCAAGGGGCTGGCGGCGATCGCGAGCATTAAGACCGAGATCATCAAGTCGCTTTCGCTTTACTACTACACGTTTGTCGATCTGCTCGACTTTAAGGACAATGTGTGCGAAATTCTCACCACGATGGACGCACTCCAGATCCATCTGGACATTACGCTCAACTTCGAGCTGACGAAGAACTATCTCGATCTGGTGACGACGTACGTGTCGCTGATGATCCTGCTTTCCCGCGTGGAGGACCGCAAGGCCGTCCTGGGGCTGTTCAATGCGGCCTACGAGATGCAGCACAGCCAAAGCGACCAGGCGTTCCCACGCCTCGGTCAGATGATCATCGACTACGACATGCCGGTGAAGAAGCTGGCCGAGGAGTTCATCCCTCATCAGAAGCTGCTGTCGAGCGCGATCAACTCGCTCACGAAGATCTACTCGATGCGTAACCTGAGTGCGGAAAAGTGGCGCGAGCTGCAGGTGCTCAGCCTCATCGGTACGCCGGCGATGCTGCTGAAGGCCACCAAAACGGACACCATGTCGTGCGAGTACATTTCGCTCGAGACGCTCGACCGTTGGGTGATCTTTGGGTTGATGCTTCACCATCAGGCGCTTGGGCAGCAGGGACTGGTGAATAATATGTGGATATCGGCGTTAGACTCGAGCTGGGTGGTGGCCCTATTCCGCGACGAGGTCATCTACATTCACCAGTACATCCAGAGCAACTTCGAGGGCCTGAAGGGCTACGGGAAGCGCATCTCGGAGGTGAAAGAGTGCTACAACCAGGCCATCCAGAAGGCGGCCCTGCTGCACCGTGAGCGACGTAAGTTTTTGCGCACGGCGCTGAAGGAACTGGCGCTGATCATGACCGACCAGCCGGGCCTGCTGGGACCGAAGGCGCTGCTCGTGTTCATTGGGTTGTGCTACGCGCGGGACGAGATCCTCTGGCTGCTGCGCCACAACGACAACCCGCCGGTGGTGAAGAGCAAGGGGAAATCGACCGAAGACCTCGTCGATCGCCATCTCCCCGAGTTGCTGTTCCACATGGAAGAGCTGCGGGCGTTGGTGCGTAAGTACAGCCAGGTGATGCAACGCTACTACGTCCAGTATCTGTCCGGGTACGACGCGATCGATCTGAGCTACAAGATGCAGCAGGTGCAGATGTGTCCGGAGGACGAAAGCGTCATCCTAACGGCCCTCTACAAGACGGTCACCAGCCTGTCGGTGAAGCAGGTCGAAGACAACGAGGTGTTCGATTTTCGCGCCTTCCGGCTCGACTGGTTCCGCCTGCAGACGTTCATGAGCGCCAAGTCGTCGATCCGCATCACCGACTATCCCGATCTGGCCCGCCTGCTCGACTCGATGGTGTTCCACACGAAGATGGTCGACTACCTGGACGAGTCGCTGGTGGAAACGTCCGATCTGTCGATCTTCTGCTTCTACAACAAAATGTTCGAGGACCAGTTCCACATGTGCCTGGAGTTCCCGGCCCAGAACCGGTACATCATTGCGTTTCCGCTGATCTGCAGCCACTTCCAGAACTGCACGCACGAGATGTGCCCCGAGGAGCGGCACCACATTCGCGAACGTTCGCTCTCGGTGGTGAACATGTTTCTGGACGAGATGGCCAAAGAGGCGAAGAACATTATCACGACGATTTGCGACGAGCAGTGCATGATGGCGGACGCGCTGCTTCCGAAGCACTGCGCAAAGATCCTCTCGGCGGCCGCGAATCGCAAGAAGAAGGATAAGAACAAGAACAAGCACATGGATGACATCCGGCGGCCGGGTGACGAGAGCTACCGGAAGACGCGCGAGCTGCTAACGACCATGGACAAGCTGCATATGGCGCTGACGGAGCTTTGCTACGCCATCAACTACTGCCCCACGGTCAACGTGTGGGAGTACGCGTTTGCCCCGCGCGAGTACCTCTGCCAGCATCTGGAGACCCGCTTTTCGCGGGCCCTCGTCGGGATGGTCATGTACAGTGCGGACACGTCCGAAATTGCCAAACCGTCCGAGCTGCTCGCCTCGGTACGCGCCTACATGAACGTGCTGCAAACGGTCGAGAACTACGTGCACATCGACATAACGCGCGTCTTCAACAATTGTCTGCTGCAACAGACACAGCCGCAGGATAGCCACGGCGAAAAGACGATTGCCGCCCTCTACAACACCTGGTACTCGGACGCGCTGCTGCGCAAGGTGAGCGGCGGCAACATTGTGTTCTCGCTCAACCAGAAAGCGTTCGTGTCGATCACCCCCGAGGGCTACATTCCATTCAATCCGGAGGAGTTCTCCGACTTCAACGAGCTGCGCGCACTGGCGGAACTGATCGGACCGtacggcatcaagctgctgaACGAATCGCTCATGTGGCATATCGCGAATCAGGTGCAGGAGCTGAAGCGTCTGGTCGTGCAGAACAAGGAGGTGCTGATGATTCTCCGCAGCAACTTCGACAAGCCGGAGATTATGAAGGAACAGTTCAAGCGGCTGCAGCAGGTGGACAATCTGCTCCAGCGTATGACGATCATCGGGGTGATCTTGAGCTTCCGCCAGCTGGCCCAGGAGGCGCTGGTCGACGTGCTAGAGCAGCGCGTTCCCTTCCTTCTCTCCTCGATCAAGGACTTCCAGGAGCACGTCCCCGGTGGCGATCCGCTCAAGACCGTCTCCGAGATGGCGTCGGCCGCCGGGCTGAAGTGCAAAGTGGACCCGGCCCTCTCGAACGCGCTGAAGGCGCAGAAACCGGAACCGGACGACACGGACCATCCGAGCATCTGCCTGCTGATGGTGTTCGTCGCCGTGAGCATTCCCAAGTTGgccaaaaacgaaaactccTTCTACCGGGCGTCGCTGGAGGCGCACACGAACAACACCCACTGCATGGCCGTGGCGATCAACAACATCTTTGGTGCGATGTTCACCATCTGCGGCCAGAACGACATCGAGGATCGGATGAAGGAGTTCCTGGCCCTCGCCAGCTCGTCGCTGCTGCGCCTCGGGCAGGAATCGGACAAGGAGGCTATCAAGAACCGCGAATCGATCTACCTGCTGCTGGAGCAGATCGTCCAGGAGTCACCGTTCCTCACGATGGACCTGCTGGAGTCCTGCTTCCCGTATGCGCTTATCCGCAACGCTTACCATGCCGTGTACAAGCAGGAACAGTTGATGCATTGA